Proteins found in one Pontibacter sp. SGAir0037 genomic segment:
- a CDS encoding family 43 glycosylhydrolase, with product MYKLLLIFFAFWLVSCTPELKQTYQQQVIPGELPDPSIIRVGDMYYASGSSNNWGPYYPIYQSKDLKTWEFVNYVFDEKPAWTIDSYWAPELYYDKGTFYCYYTARRTDGVSCIGVATTSDIRKGFTDHGIIIEWGNEAIDAYVYEEDGTKYITWKAYGLNPDKPIQILGSALTDDGLKLTGEAFDILTAEEGSWESGGIEGQCIVKHGDYLYMLYSGNACCGGSCDYQVGVARAKSMLGPWEKNPANPILTGNETWKCPGHGTAVNTGQEWQYLYHAYHSYGFPYLGRSVMLSPFFWDNKTEWPYFNLTAENIRPGQLQTDKVDEFDNGLADWWRYDASTYLPVTEISNSRLRLKDEPIVKGEHIFSALVTVPERGDFEISTTITQESKVLSGLVYYATNNKALGFGVKESKLVVWKSDEDTFEVLSEAEVSTTATVYLRSTAKGANLFEFAYSTDNENWTAMPLDAPVKASYLAWWSWGMKAGLFVKADKEAENKYGTFGNFRLTYL from the coding sequence ATGTATAAGTTACTTCTGATTTTCTTTGCTTTCTGGCTTGTAAGCTGCACCCCTGAACTAAAGCAAACCTATCAACAGCAGGTTATTCCAGGTGAACTGCCTGATCCTTCGATTATTAGGGTAGGTGATATGTATTATGCCAGTGGGTCGTCCAACAACTGGGGACCTTACTATCCAATTTATCAATCCAAAGACCTGAAGACATGGGAATTCGTCAACTACGTATTCGATGAAAAGCCTGCCTGGACAATAGACAGCTATTGGGCACCTGAACTGTATTACGACAAAGGTACCTTTTACTGTTATTACACCGCCAGAAGGACCGATGGTGTTTCCTGTATAGGTGTAGCAACTACCAGTGATATCAGAAAAGGATTTACAGACCATGGCATCATTATCGAGTGGGGTAACGAAGCCATAGATGCTTATGTTTATGAGGAAGACGGTACCAAGTACATCACCTGGAAAGCATACGGACTTAACCCGGACAAGCCCATTCAAATCCTGGGATCAGCTTTAACAGATGATGGATTAAAACTGACAGGTGAAGCATTTGATATACTAACGGCTGAGGAAGGCAGCTGGGAAAGCGGAGGAATAGAAGGCCAATGCATTGTGAAACATGGCGACTATCTTTATATGCTTTATTCTGGAAATGCCTGTTGTGGTGGCTCTTGCGACTACCAGGTAGGTGTAGCCAGGGCTAAATCCATGCTAGGCCCTTGGGAAAAAAATCCCGCAAATCCCATTTTAACTGGCAATGAGACCTGGAAATGTCCAGGCCATGGCACTGCTGTAAACACGGGGCAGGAATGGCAATATCTTTATCATGCCTATCATAGCTACGGATTTCCATACTTAGGCAGGTCGGTCATGCTCAGCCCATTTTTCTGGGATAATAAAACGGAATGGCCTTACTTCAACCTCACCGCTGAAAACATCAGGCCTGGGCAACTCCAAACCGATAAGGTTGATGAGTTCGATAATGGTCTGGCCGACTGGTGGCGGTATGACGCATCCACCTACCTGCCTGTCACTGAAATTTCAAACTCCAGGCTCCGGTTAAAAGATGAGCCAATTGTGAAGGGAGAACACATCTTCTCTGCCTTGGTAACTGTGCCCGAGCGAGGTGATTTTGAAATCAGCACGACCATCACCCAGGAAAGCAAGGTGCTGAGCGGACTGGTATATTATGCGACCAACAATAAGGCTTTAGGGTTTGGGGTAAAGGAAAGCAAGCTGGTGGTCTGGAAGTCGGATGAAGATACCTTTGAGGTACTCTCGGAAGCAGAAGTCAGCACAACGGCAACTGTTTACCTGCGGTCAACTGCTAAAGGAGCTAATTTATTTGAGTTTGCCTACAGCACAGATAATGAAAATTGGACAGCCATGCCCTTGGACGCTCCTGTAAAGGCAAGCTACCTCGCTTGGTGGTCCTGGGGAATGAAAGCAGGTTTATTTGTGAAGGCTGATAAGGAGGCAGAAAATAAGTATGGAACCTTTGGTAACTTCAGATTGACCTACCTGTAA
- a CDS encoding GntR family transcriptional regulator — protein MNLALDRKNPIPLHIQAEYLLRELINDPIYKNGKLLPNEMELAKQLAISRTTLRQAINKLVYEGLLIRKKGIGTKVAMPSVSSKSQNWLSFSQEMQARGIPIKNFELHVSWVLPDESIANFFEIPADRKVLKLERLRGREEGPFVYFVSFFHPRVGLNGEENFKRPLYEILQNDYSIIAQLSKEEITAIAADGFLAKKLEMKLGEPVLFRKRFVYDQGERPMEYNLGYYKADSFVYTVESTRS, from the coding sequence ATGAACTTAGCTCTTGATCGAAAAAATCCTATCCCACTGCACATTCAGGCAGAATATCTACTCCGAGAACTCATAAATGATCCTATTTACAAAAACGGTAAGCTATTGCCCAATGAAATGGAACTGGCAAAGCAGTTGGCAATATCCAGAACGACACTACGGCAGGCCATCAACAAACTGGTGTATGAGGGGTTACTGATAAGAAAAAAGGGCATCGGGACAAAAGTTGCCATGCCCTCCGTTAGCTCTAAATCACAGAACTGGCTCAGCTTCTCACAGGAAATGCAGGCACGGGGAATTCCAATAAAGAATTTTGAGCTTCATGTAAGCTGGGTGCTGCCAGACGAGAGCATAGCTAACTTTTTCGAAATCCCTGCCGATAGAAAAGTTCTGAAGCTTGAAAGGCTCAGAGGAAGAGAGGAAGGTCCTTTTGTCTATTTCGTCTCCTTCTTCCATCCCAGGGTGGGGTTGAATGGAGAGGAAAACTTTAAACGGCCACTTTATGAGATTCTGCAAAATGACTATTCTATTATTGCTCAATTATCCAAAGAAGAAATCACAGCCATAGCAGCTGATGGCTTTTTAGCTAAGAAGCTTGAAATGAAATTAGGAGAGCCTGTTTTATTTAGAAAACGGTTTGTGTATGACCAGGGAGAGCGGCCAATGGAATATAACCTGGGATATTACAAGGCCGATAGCTTTGTGTATACGGTAGAAAGCACGAGGTCATGA
- a CDS encoding GH92 family glycosyl hydrolase, with the protein MNNLVRSVKLVFTVALCSASLMSCLTSQESGVKQESVLKYVDPNIGTAHSRWFFYTPAAVPYGMAKLAPSTNGHYGNKDGWEAVGYDTRHNSIEGFVHFHEWQVGGVSFMPTAGELKVRPGDLENTGSGYRSAFDRKNELAEPGYYRVVLDEHQITAELTATKRVGFHRYTFPENDQSRIMLDIGNVQGESGWVTDASIKMVDDTHFEGFVETYPKYVKKYDPEGKVFMYFYGEVSKKPLRVGSFSEKGVEASATVATGKGAGLYLEYHTQDQESIEIKVGLSYTSTQNARLNLAAEGEKLSFDKAREQAQSAWEQELSKLQVEGPDERDKVKFYTGLYHALLGRGVASDVNGAFPRHDGTIGQLPRDAKGNFSYNFMNTDAIWGGYWNITQLWALAYPQHYNDFVHTQLQVYKERGWFGDGIANSNFVSGVGTNMVGLAVAAAYNAGIRDYDTELAYKAVYANEMSWKNRVEGSGKMDVKAFVERGYSPFIGGGDLFITDSTGSTFSASHTMEYAFSAYAAAQMAKSMGKTEDYQKLMKYAGGWKNLFNPQSKLIHPKDIHGNFIAPFDPYQAWRGFQEGNAIQYTFFVPQNPEALISAVGKEEFNTRLNSIFAESQKNAFGGGKTIDAFAGINAIYNHGNQPNLHISWLFNFSGQPWLTQKWTRAICDEFYGTEGVHGYGYGQDEDQGQLGSWYNLAALGLFDVKGFTDARPVVQIGSPLFDKATIALGNKKQLVIEAENNAAENVYIQSAEFNGKPLNNCWLYRDELMQGGKLKFVMGSQPNKNWGVQAPPPSVQ; encoded by the coding sequence ATGAATAACCTGGTTAGAAGTGTAAAGCTTGTTTTTACTGTTGCACTATGCTCCGCATCGCTTATGTCCTGCCTTACAAGCCAGGAAAGCGGCGTAAAGCAGGAGAGCGTTTTGAAATATGTGGACCCCAACATAGGCACGGCCCATAGCCGCTGGTTTTTCTATACCCCGGCCGCTGTGCCCTACGGCATGGCCAAACTGGCCCCCTCCACCAATGGGCATTACGGAAATAAAGACGGCTGGGAAGCCGTAGGGTATGACACCCGGCACAATTCTATTGAGGGATTTGTGCATTTTCATGAATGGCAGGTAGGAGGAGTAAGCTTTATGCCTACGGCCGGAGAGCTGAAAGTACGCCCCGGCGATTTGGAGAACACAGGCAGCGGCTACCGGTCTGCTTTTGACAGGAAAAACGAGCTGGCTGAACCAGGCTATTATAGAGTGGTGTTGGATGAGCACCAGATTACTGCCGAACTGACCGCCACCAAGCGCGTCGGGTTCCACCGCTATACTTTCCCTGAGAACGACCAGTCTAGGATCATGCTGGATATAGGGAATGTACAGGGGGAGAGTGGCTGGGTTACGGATGCTTCCATTAAAATGGTCGATGACACCCATTTCGAGGGCTTTGTGGAGACCTATCCGAAATATGTGAAAAAATACGACCCTGAAGGCAAGGTGTTTATGTATTTCTACGGAGAAGTTAGCAAGAAGCCTCTGCGCGTTGGTTCCTTCTCGGAAAAAGGGGTAGAGGCCTCTGCAACGGTAGCCACGGGCAAAGGAGCCGGTCTTTACCTGGAGTACCATACCCAAGACCAGGAATCCATCGAAATAAAAGTAGGGCTATCCTATACCTCCACGCAGAATGCCAGGTTAAACCTGGCCGCCGAGGGCGAAAAGCTCTCGTTTGACAAAGCCAGGGAGCAGGCCCAAAGCGCATGGGAACAAGAGTTAAGCAAGCTGCAGGTAGAAGGCCCAGACGAGAGAGATAAAGTCAAGTTCTACACCGGTCTATACCATGCATTGTTGGGCCGCGGCGTGGCCAGCGATGTGAACGGCGCCTTCCCCCGGCACGACGGGACAATCGGGCAGTTACCCCGCGACGCGAAGGGAAACTTCAGCTATAACTTTATGAATACGGATGCCATTTGGGGGGGCTACTGGAACATCACCCAATTGTGGGCTTTAGCTTACCCGCAGCATTACAACGATTTTGTGCACACCCAGTTGCAGGTCTATAAAGAGCGAGGGTGGTTCGGCGACGGTATAGCCAACAGTAATTTTGTTTCAGGGGTAGGCACCAATATGGTAGGGCTGGCCGTGGCAGCGGCTTACAATGCCGGTATCCGGGACTATGACACGGAGCTGGCTTATAAAGCGGTTTACGCAAATGAGATGAGCTGGAAAAACAGGGTGGAAGGCTCCGGTAAAATGGATGTGAAGGCTTTTGTAGAGCGCGGGTACAGCCCTTTTATAGGAGGGGGCGATCTTTTTATCACGGATTCTACGGGGTCTACGTTTTCAGCCTCGCACACCATGGAATACGCCTTTAGTGCCTACGCGGCCGCCCAGATGGCAAAATCGATGGGCAAGACGGAAGACTACCAGAAGCTAATGAAGTATGCGGGCGGCTGGAAGAACCTGTTCAACCCGCAGTCTAAGCTGATACACCCCAAAGACATCCATGGCAATTTCATCGCTCCGTTTGACCCGTACCAGGCCTGGAGAGGCTTCCAGGAAGGAAATGCCATCCAGTATACCTTTTTTGTTCCTCAGAACCCGGAAGCATTGATCTCTGCCGTGGGTAAAGAAGAGTTCAACACCAGGTTGAACAGTATTTTTGCCGAGTCTCAAAAGAACGCCTTTGGCGGGGGCAAAACCATTGACGCCTTTGCGGGCATCAACGCCATATACAACCACGGGAACCAACCTAACCTGCACATCAGCTGGCTCTTTAACTTCTCGGGCCAGCCTTGGCTAACGCAAAAATGGACCAGGGCCATTTGCGATGAGTTCTACGGTACAGAGGGGGTACACGGCTACGGCTACGGGCAGGACGAGGACCAGGGCCAGCTGGGCTCCTGGTATAACCTGGCTGCGCTCGGGCTGTTCGATGTGAAAGGCTTTACCGACGCCAGGCCTGTTGTGCAAATCGGAAGCCCGCTGTTCGACAAGGCGACCATTGCATTGGGCAATAAGAAGCAGTTGGTTATCGAGGCCGAAAACAATGCAGCTGAAAACGTGTACATCCAGTCCGCGGAGTTCAACGGCAAGCCATTGAACAACTGCTGGTTGTACCGGGACGAGTTGATGCAGGGGGGCAAACTCAAGTTTGTCATGGGTAGCCAGCCCAATAAGAACTGGGGAGTTCAGGCACCTCCGCCTTCTGTGCAATAG
- a CDS encoding sugar porter family MFS transporter, with the protein MHQNRSFFLFAITIVATMGGLLFGFDMAVISGVLPFVKEQFLLSAAEEGWFVSSALVGAIGGVGFSGELSDRWGRKNLLLLAAILFLVSAVGTAGAPSFIVLVIARMLGGIGVGVASIVAPLYISEIAPAAVRGRLVTFYQLAITLGIVVAYLTNAGLLNISLAGGESSRSEGLFEYLVMDEVWRSMFGLEALPAVLFLIGLLFVPESPRWLIQKGRVAEGIGILSRISSRPEAEKDALSIQHTLKQETGSYKELFAPGMRKALWIGLLLPLFSQFSGVNAVIYYGPRILNDAGIDMSNALMGQVIFGLANFLFTLIAVWKVDKLGRRPLYLIGSAGATVSLFLTGYSFYSGGSNLLLLVSIIVFLACFAFSIGPLKFVVAAEIFPNKVRGRALALSIMVMWVADTIVGQITPIFLASYGAAVTFWFFAAFCLIAFWVVYKMVPETKGKTLEEIQNMWATPSKEKSSG; encoded by the coding sequence ATGCATCAAAACAGATCCTTTTTCTTATTTGCGATCACTATCGTGGCGACGATGGGGGGGCTGCTGTTCGGGTTCGATATGGCTGTCATCTCTGGCGTGCTGCCTTTCGTTAAAGAGCAGTTTCTCTTATCGGCGGCAGAAGAGGGCTGGTTCGTGTCATCTGCGCTTGTAGGCGCCATTGGCGGAGTTGGCTTTTCGGGAGAGCTAAGCGACCGGTGGGGGCGTAAGAACCTACTCCTACTGGCCGCTATCCTGTTCCTGGTTTCTGCCGTAGGCACAGCTGGAGCACCGTCTTTCATCGTATTGGTCATAGCGCGTATGCTGGGCGGCATCGGGGTAGGTGTGGCGTCTATCGTGGCGCCGCTGTATATATCGGAGATTGCCCCTGCGGCCGTGCGCGGTCGTTTGGTTACCTTTTATCAGCTGGCTATCACGCTTGGCATTGTCGTGGCATACCTCACAAACGCCGGATTGCTGAACATTTCGCTGGCAGGCGGAGAGAGTAGCCGCAGCGAAGGCTTGTTTGAGTACCTGGTAATGGATGAGGTATGGCGCAGCATGTTTGGCCTGGAGGCACTCCCGGCTGTGCTCTTCCTCATAGGGCTGTTGTTTGTGCCGGAGAGTCCGCGCTGGTTAATACAGAAAGGGCGGGTTGCAGAAGGGATCGGGATCCTTTCCAGAATCAGCAGCCGTCCGGAGGCTGAAAAAGATGCTTTGAGCATACAGCACACCCTGAAGCAGGAAACAGGTTCTTATAAAGAGCTGTTTGCGCCCGGCATGCGAAAGGCATTGTGGATAGGCCTGCTTTTGCCTCTCTTTTCGCAGTTCAGCGGTGTGAACGCAGTTATCTACTACGGTCCCCGTATTCTGAACGATGCCGGTATCGACATGAGCAATGCCCTGATGGGGCAGGTGATTTTCGGGCTCGCCAATTTCCTGTTTACCCTGATCGCTGTCTGGAAGGTAGACAAACTGGGGCGTCGCCCGCTTTACCTGATAGGTTCGGCAGGCGCGACCGTCAGCCTGTTCTTAACAGGCTATAGCTTTTACAGCGGCGGTTCCAACCTGCTTCTGTTGGTGAGCATCATTGTATTTCTGGCCTGTTTTGCCTTTTCCATTGGCCCTCTGAAGTTTGTGGTTGCCGCCGAGATTTTCCCCAACAAAGTCAGAGGCAGGGCGCTGGCGCTCAGCATCATGGTGATGTGGGTGGCGGATACGATCGTAGGGCAGATAACCCCCATCTTTCTGGCTTCTTACGGTGCCGCCGTTACTTTCTGGTTCTTTGCCGCTTTCTGCCTCATCGCTTTTTGGGTAGTGTACAAAATGGTGCCGGAAACAAAAGGGAAAACGTTGGAAGAAATACAAAATATGTGGGCAACTCCGTCAAAAGAGAAAAGTTCAGGCTAA